The DNA region TCAACTTGTATACAGTTTCTAAACACAGAAGTAATTTTCAGGGGTGAAATGTGGTATATCTTCCCTGGTTTGAACTAAATAGTGCCATGTTGACCTGTTGGATGCCaaatattaaacacaaacaggcaAAAAGATTCAGCTTTTAGCACATTAGACTGCAAAGGATATATACCCTTTAAAGTGCAGTAGCTGGCCATATGTTTAGGGACAATGTGTAGGACAACTTTTACGTCACTCCAATGTAAATTTGATACAGTAACACAGGTCATTGTGGTGGTGCAGTGCAGTAGCCAGGGCTGCTGACACAAAACATAATCTCCTACCTGCAGGACACCACTGAGGACCTTCAAATATTGCTTTAGTACTAATTGTGTTAAGTGTGTTTTAGCCTTAAATTGGCAGTCATGTAATTTGAGGTTGGATAGTCACAGCTGAATGTGTATTTTTGATTCTTAAGGGGAAGTTTTgacatttatctttattttaaccCTAAAGTTGTAAAGAACATAACTCTTAAAGTTCAAGAGTGACAAAGAAATCTGTCTCAGGGTGTCACTGGGAACTCATCTTATCGcaatatttgctaaaattgcTACATACATATTGATATATTCATATATCAGACTTTACTCTATTTCAGCTTTATCATGCTCAGTCCACGTCCGAATCAGAGAACTGTAGCCACTTAAATGTTCCCCATTTCGTCCTACTAACATTTGGATTTCCATCCACAAATATTTTGGCCTCAATCGTGTGTCTGACCTTCAGAGCTTTGACCGCAGTCCTTCACAGTCACTTCCCTCTGAGTCACAAGATGAGCACATTTAACCTGCGAGGCCCACTCCCTTTTCCTGCCTGTCAGCGTCAGTGAATCAGATGAAGGTCTGAGATGAGGTCAGTCAGATGTTAGCGGGGGAGCGAAAAGGAGGAAGTGACTAATCGGATGCCCCTTGGTTACATGAAAACTCTGAGCTAGCACTTTAATAAGTATCATTTCAGAAGCAGCCTCTTCTGGACATGTAAATGAACCTCAATCAttgcatttaaaagctttttttgttgttttgtttttttaattctgtgcTAATGCGCCAAAAGTTTTGTGTTCTCTCATGAATGTTAAAGGATAGGgtcacaactttttaaaatatgtcttaaaacgagtcaggagcccaaattaaCATAGACACGTctttcttgctgtaataattcctcttATTCATACCGGCCATTAAGAGGTCTCTTTTAAATGTGATCAAAATTAGGCTTGTgtattttgtcccccatcactgtGTTAAGCACATTTGGAGGggatctaatggtcagtatgaacaggaggaatgattacagcaagaaaaacctgcttcaatgttcattttggcAGTTAACTgttttaagacaattaaaaatcATGAACATGTCCTTTTTAAAGTGCAAAATATCAACAAAtgtcttctgtttttatgttatgtatGCCTTAGGTAATGTAGTTTGTGTGAAGCAACATGGTTCATCAGTTTACTCTCACACATTAACTTGCTTAGATCCACagaggttttgtgtttttttgtttttttacagcagacacCGGGTTGCTGATTACTTTGGACGCAGCTTTTTGAAACAGGACTCTTGACAATCtaacatactgtaaatggaGGCGAGCTCGCCCCTCCAATGTGGGCATTGTGTGTAATAGTACACATCAAGCTGTTAATATCTGTAATATTTCTGAAGATTGTACATTTCTGAATAGCCACATACCGTTTCACTCGGGCACTAACTCTTGAAAATCGCATTATTCTTAAACTGCCATGATTGCATTACGTTGGCATCTAATCTATGTGtgtataaaactttttttttttctttttggaaatACATGATTGTATTAATTATGTACAGCAAATTCAGATCTATCTCTGTATTGTGATGCCTGTAGATCAGGGATATATGGAAACAGCTTGTTGGTTTTCGTTCTCCGGGTTTCACATCTGTCTCATCTCGCAGCATAGGTTTGTTAAACGCTGAACGTCGGTGCAGTATAGCCATATCTAAAGCCGTCCATCTTAACCCCCCAAGCAGCAATCATTGTGGaatataaattttaaaaaatgaaaaactgtaaGCTGGATGGACAGACTTGTTTTAATCAGCACTGTCTGTATCACATGTGACAAGGCCTTTATTAATTGTTGCCAAGTGGACTGAACACTGGCTTTTTAAGCGGGACGTCTGTAACAATGGACAACTGAACTTTGATTTCCTAATGTTCAGACCCTACTTTTTGTACCATTCTGAcacatgataataaaataaacacttaacaCTGAGTCCTGTTGCAAAGTTGATTCCTCGTATGGCGGATTCAGTAAACATTCCTGTGGTTGTCACTCTGTTACATTCTTTAATTACTGAAGAAAGAAGGTCTAATAGACTTTTTGTCACTGCTGACAATTGAACATGTCTTAACAGGAAAAGCTTGAgtgtaattaataacaataaCGATTACTCAGGTATGTTAGCTGTCTCAGTAAGTCAGCAAACAATACCAGTACCCTGCAGCTGTTATTGACTTATTCATGTTAATTACGCCTGTATTTTCCCTGCAGTGACACATCATACTGTCTGCTGAGAAAATGTTCATGAGCAACCTAATGATCTATTGCTCCCCATCAGGCACAGTCAGTGTATCCAAAACTATTTTCTCCTTTCTATCAGCACAGTGTATTCCCTCATTTACTTAGACAAGGACACATTTTATAACTTTTGAGGGTGCACAAGATTGCTAAATTGAAATTTTGGGCCTTCCACTCAGCTCTAACCTCTACATGTACAAAATATTTGCGAGGTTGACACTTAATACTTGATTGGAGCCTAATTTCAAGATCTATACCAATGATTCCCAACATTTTTTTGAACTGTTACCTCTTAAAACAAAGCATTGTTTGCTTATGACCGGTCAAAAAAGCGATTTTTCCTTCCCAGCTTTGAATGCATTTTAAGGTTTAATTCATTGTAATTCATGAGGCAAAAAGCTAGTAATAAAAAGTTGAAGttacagaaatatgttttttctgccTCCCCATGCTGTTAAACATCTTGTGACCTCCTGGTTGGGAGACTGACTTATACTTCAATTTAGGATTCAGTTTATTCTCTTTCTAAGAAGTCAAGGGTGGTGCCAGATGGTCAAAATGAcgaatcactttttaaaaaaaaaaaaacctcaaatgaCATCATTAACCCCAACCAGCCCTGGTCCTTTACTAAACATTCAGGCCTATTCGTGTATCCAGAGAGGCCGCAGGATGGTGATGTAATTAATTTCACTTCCATGTTACACCAACGACAGGAGCGACATCTAGAGGTCATATCGGGCTACTACAGCACCAGCATGACACAAGGCTGCAACGAAAGAGTTAAAGTCCAAAATCCTATTACGGCCTCTGTACTGTTACTCTTTAATTGATTTAGACACGTCACGTGGTCGGAAATCAGCGCGTACATCTCACGAGATATTTTTTCCTAGGACGGCGAAGTAATATCCCGccactcctctgtctctgattggtttacccTGATATTCTcgccctaatcctaaccaatcATACTCCTCATGCGTAAACCCAACCAACCCAAATAAACGAATGCAACGAAaacaagccaatcagaggcagagtagggcgggctTCATAAtttcgccatcctaggaaaaaatAGAGCTCCAGAGTGGAGTTTAGGCAGATGAAATGCATAACACATCCTCCCATGAGCTGAACCTCTCCGAGCAGGACAACATGGATTTCATGACAGATCGTGATGTGCAAAAGGTGAGcattacattaaaatcaaaGCGAGCTGCggcttcatgtttttaactttaattataaATGCTGAAATTAAATCTGAGTGACTTAATCAGATTATTGTATGTTCTAAAAGTATCTCTATCTCTAATAAATGTTTCACCATTCTTAGACTAGTCTACTGTATTATATTCATGCCAGATTTGTTGCTGTTGCTCACATTCATGTAGCAGTCTGATTACATAATAGGCTGCAGCCACAAGCAACAAGGCAACATGCCCAATAATCATTCTCTTTATTCTGCTGTGTAAAGCAACATGTGACCGTTAGATTTGACTTTTTATCAGTGTgaattagagctgaaacaatgagTTGATTAATCGATCAACTTGAAATATAATCGGCAACTAATTGGATCTAGTGATATATTTCAAGTAGAGATGTCAAaactttctctgtttctgcctGTCACTTTTGAGGATTCGCTGCTATTCTTTATCTCTTGTGATATCATTGGATTGGTAAttaagggggggaaaaaacttaATAACATCACTATGAGTTTAGGAGATTGTAATGGACATTTAATAGACCAAGAGATTAAtagataatgatgataatcGTTAGTTACAGCCTCGGTCTAAATTGATAATATCTCTTCCTGTGCTCTGTTTTCCTTTAATCAGCCTTTAGTGTGTAAATTAAGTACATTTGAGCATAGATTTGACTTAATTAAGGAATAGAAAGATCTCTCCATTGCTTGAGTTGCATCTTAGTGTGAGAAAGTGGaaatggacatttaaaaaaatgcagaagAACCTtcttactgtatatacagttgGGAGTCGTCTGTCATTAGTGTTTATTGGTGAAACAACACTATCTTCCCTCTCGTTAGTACATGGACGATGGGTACGTGGTTCTGGATGGGCTCTTGACTTCCCAGGAGTGTGATGAACTGAGGCAGAGGATGACGGAGATAGTGGACCGTATGGACGTCCCGCAGCACTGCCGCACCACCTTCTCCACCTACCATGACGAACAGCTCAAAACACAGGTAATCTAATGTACTCTTCTGTGAGATGAGTCTCAAAAAAAGTGTCAGTGACTCACAGTTTTACTCAACGATATTTCTTTCACATGCTCGCCATACAATTTCACTTAAAGATGCAGGTAAGGTTTCTACTTGTGTACATTCACTGCAGAAAGTAGATGTGTAACCTCTCTGCTGCTTCACTGTGTTTACCTTGACCCTAAGCGTCCTTCCTCTTAGGCTAATAGAAAACTCTTATGTCAACAGCCTAGTCAGTGTCAGTGTCTCGCCCCCCTTTGTAATGCAATCAGCTCTGGGGTGGATCAGGTGACTGATGTTAACCATTTTGACCTGCAGGGAAATGCTGACTATTTCATCACCAGTGGAGATAAGATCCGTTTTTTCTTTGAGAAAGGAGTTTTTGACGACAAAGGTGAGCTCTGgtttgattattttgattatttttctaaaacaggttaaaaaaaaaagaagcaaaataagATTTGTAAAGCCCCCTTTTTTGGCTTGCAGGGGAATTCATCATACCAAAACAGCAATCGCTCAATAAAGTCGGACATGGTAAGATTTCTAATTGAGTAAGATTTCTAAATGATATCTTCCACTGGCAAGCACACATGGCTTTTGAAAAGTCTTTAAACTAATCACAGTATTCTTCTTTTAGCACTGCATGCTTATGAGCCTTTGTACAAAAAGGTTACACATTCACCCAAAATGCAGGTAAGTTAGCTGTCAAACAAATCAGAGAATGATGTACTGAGTGACAGAGTAACTAACACTCACGTCAAATGTCGTTCTCACAGGGCATCGCCAAGAAGCTCAGCCTTGTAAACCCGGTGATACTGCAGAGCATGTATATTTTTAAGGTAAAGCACAGAGTCcatctacagtatatgtttatatatctATCTGACAGTGTTGGATGATGCTACATGGAGAGTTTAGAGCAAAATATAATTCCTTGTTCTCCATCTTTTTCTCAGCAACCAGGAATTGGTGGGGAAGGTAAGAACATAAGTCAGTCATTGATATGATTAGCTCATGCAGTTAGATAATAGGTTCATAGTTTTTgcttgtcttaaaacaatagtcacgTGCCCAAATGGACATTGACACGTTTTTCCTTCTGTAATCTTTCCTCTGCAGTCCGCCGTGTgtccaaaaatgtattaaaaagtttatttgaagctaatattaGGCTTCAACCATCCcaattagtcaaatcaaatcattatCTTTCAAAAGTTACACTTCTTctactgcagctgaacaggaaaactttactgtaaatgtggaagatacccactttatttgacaaactcagacagctgaagcttcatattatcttaacatacacacatttttggtCAAAACGAGGACTGTGAAGCACATTTGGATGGGATTGTCTAATGgtggaatgattacagcgagaaaaacctgtttcaatatTCATATCAGCACCTGACTGAATCTTATTATGAATCTATCCTTTAACATTCTTGCCATAAATgattttcaatcattttatcAGGAATGTGCAGCAGATTCTTGTCTGTTTCGTAGTGACGCCTCACCAAGACGCTACTTTTCTGTACACGGAGCCTCTGGGCAGAGTTTTGGGGATATGGATAGCCCTGGAGGACGCCACTGTTAACAATGGCTGCCTGTGGTTCGTCCCGGGGTCACACAGCAGTAAGCTCACAGTATAACTATCCTCACACTATTACTTCAAACGTCATAACTCAACTCAGTATCAAACAACCATCTAGTCACTATTTTGTTTTCTCATCATAAAGTATGAATtggtatgtttttaaatgttaatttcttctccttttcccaGGTGGCATCACCCGGCGAATGGTGCGTACTCCAAAAGGCACCTTTCCCCTGACAGACTTTGTTGGTAAAGAGCAGAACTATGATGAAGATAAGTTTATCGCGACACCAgttaaaaaaggtaaataacttgTGTGGCGGTTGGTATTTTTAGGTACTTTCTAACTGAGGCTCTGTCAGAGATGTACAGTATGCTAACAGAAGGAGTTATTGAGCCAATTTTGgtaactattcctttaatgaatcaacagaaaatgaatctatTAACAATTTTATTAACCAATTACATTtacaagcaaaaatgccaaaccaTTGCTGTTTCCAGCTGTTCCAATCTTAAGCTTTGgtagattttatatttttctgaactcaatatctttaggttttggactTCTGACatcctgaaaacaaaattattagtctaaaaaataattaacagatttttaaaaataaaataaaataatgtccaGCTTTAGTACTGTGTAGCACCAAATAAAGCTGTGAGAGTGGGTCAGCTGCTGCCCATTCCCAACCTATCCGTCCATCTCTCTGTGTCCAGGCAGTATAGTCCTGATCCACGGTCAGGTGGTGCATCGCAGTGCTGAAAACACCTCTGAAGACTCTCGCCATGTCTACGCCTTCCACATCATGGAGTCCCAGGACACCCGCTGGAGCCCCGAAAACTGGTGAGAGATTTTGTGCTGTCAACATTTTTAAGGGTAGTcaggtggggttttttttacagcagataTGGGAGAATAATTCttgcagtggtggaaaaatTACTCAGATACTCACAATATAAAGATACATCTATCAGTGAAAGTCctggatttaaaatgtaaaagcattTAAGTATTACCAGCTAAATTTACTTGAAGTACTAAAGTACTAACTTTTTTGGAGAAAATCAGAGTTTGACtgatatattaaataaactgaacaaattaCATTGTTAATACTGACAAATCAATgcataaaaagtattttattgtaGCTGCTCAAGGTGGAGCTACTTTGAACTACTAAATCAGAGGGGGTCTTGAGATTATTGggtaggaaaggaaaaaaaacataggtGTGCTACATACATTTTCCTGAAACTTTAATCTTTTCACATTTAATGTTTGTGAAATATTCAAAGTCAAAAGACtcaaactgttatttatttgaaaccAGGTGAGGGGAGATGTCTTTGGTGGAACTGCAAACagctcatagacatctgaaacatgacaaattaacacaaatacatgaCAGTAAGGGCCCACAAGCCAAATGGATGCAATGATTATCATTACTCTATTATGTTAGAATATTATTTTACGTAAAGTTTTAATCTGAGGAGTAAGTAAGTGCAATATttacctctgaaatgtagttaaGTATTAGTATCAATtagcataaaatgaaaatactcaagtCCAAGTACTTTAAAATTATACTTAAGTGCAGTACTAGAATACTGTACATTGTTAAACTGAAATCCTGAGATGTTAAAGTGGCACTAAGTGTActttgaaagaagaaataacaaattCTTCCTCTAACAGTTGAAAAGATTAATTCCTAACCATTACAAAACCATCTTGCTCAAGTCAAAACACTCAGATGTTGTGTTGCAACAACCTTTCTTGGTCTGGTATGATCAGCAGCTAATGGTGGCATAGTGGCTAATGTGAGCTAATGGTATAAAACTTTACATAACTAACTTTTTCTCCACTTCTGCTACTGTTTGGGCATGTCACAGTTTCATTCAatggttttattacaaaagtaAAACGAGACGTAAacactgtttgttgttttctgctatttacagtctttaaatGAGAGGAGATTTGctgctgtatttatatataaagttagctatatatatatatatatgtatgtatatatacaaaGCTAGCAGCCACTTTAAACTACATGTCATATCAGACCAAGTGCTACTGTAGCAGCATGTATTGAATTAAACAAATGTACTTTTAATAGCTTATTAATTCAGCTTTTCATTCATAAGAGGAAGATtgtgatatttcttttttaaaagtcacacAGTATCACTTAAAGACTTAAGTTTTAACCCATCTGTCCCTTTCTTTGGTCACTGAAGGTTGCAGCCCACTGAAGAGCTCCCTTTCCCGTCTCTCTATACTAAATGAAGGACGTCTTTGATGCACCTCATGGAAAAGTCAGACGATCTATTCTCTCCTGAAGAAGGACCAACATGTACGAAGAATGTTAACCGTAGCAGATGTGCTACCATTGCTCACAGTTTGTTTTGTGACACCATCTGTTTCTCTCAGCTACCGAACAGAAAACACTATTTCTCTAGCAGCAGAGTCATTAGTGGCTTAATGATGGCTAAAGCATATTTTtgatgaatttatgaatgtttttaatagactaaaaattaatttgaataaacattttaaactttttgatCAGTTTTCTATGGACACTCAATACAGCTGACACATATAGTCAACTTCTACTCTTCATCATTGTCACCAACTAGTTTGATTATTCTTTAAAAAGGTCATTTTCCCCCCCATGTTTGTGTGAAATCAGGATGGCAGATTCCTATTCTTTTAAACAGACAACAGTAAGCATTTCTACTTTCAAGTATGATTCTTTTAAGATGCAAttcaaattttttaaaaactaaaaaactaaacctTATGTAAGTGTTTATAAATCACAACATAACATCCAAACTGTTTAGGTTaatcttaaaatcaaatcaaattaagaAAGCAAATGATTAATGTTTACgttgttttattcaaatcaaAGTGCGTTACTCACACAGCTCCCTATCCTCAGTTTTCCAATGAGTATTAAACAAATGGACTAATTGATTGGAGGTGTATCAATTTAATCTCTGATGCACTCAACAtgcaatattacattttcaaaaatgtaaagatgATTGCAAAAACAACATACCAGCAGGATCATGCAAATAAATGGTCatcacaacataaaaaaaccccaccaaaGATACACAGATGAACATAAACCAAAAACTGTTCATgctgaaaacatgtttcaggTTATAAACTAGTAGTATCCTCCATCTCAGAACAGTGAGATGAAACCTTGATGACATGTGAGGACATTAagcaaacattaaataataatttggaTAAAttgtaggaagaaaaaaaaaaaagttgcttaaAAGGGAGGGCTTATGTTCATCATTTGGGCCCGAAGCTTTTCTACAGACTATACAGACCAGGGTTTGAAGGCTCAGTATCACAAggaaatgtatatatattaagtTTACCTGTAAGGGGTCCCATCAAACCACAGaaataacaaaattaatttaccaaacaaaaatatacagtttgGATAACCTGTGTACATGTTACAGTACTGGGATTTCACATTAGTGTCATGCAGGAGCATAGTGAGTTTCTGCCATATCGAAGTATAAACCAGCCCTTATAAAGAAGAGTTGAGAGGTGTTCTTGACGTCTGCCATGCTTTCATCTACAGCGTCTACAATACTAGGTTACACGTGATAGAAAATATACTTCTTAAGGCAAATATTTTCAGCAGTAAGTCTTTATATATTGCCATTGGGGAGgcaaaataatctaataaaacatgttgattaGAGAAAAAGACATTATTATCATCAATAAGCTAACTTTAAATAATGTTCTTCAAAGGCAATACAAAGGCATGTGTCCATTTGCAGGGAAGGAAACAAGGTACAAGATAAGAAAACCTCTTCAACGATGATCAAAATGTGCCGTTTAGCAGCATCCGTACCCTCTACGAGTCCAGAATTCTACATGATTACAGAACATTTTACCACTTTGATTAACTTAATCTCCTGTTGCATAATTCAGGAATTGTTGGTTGAGTACCCTTGGGGTCAGGTCGGTGACACGCTAAGAAACGTACACCGCTGTCACTAAATTTTAAAGACTATTTAGCAACACTTTCTGGTATTTCTTAGTATTGTAACACTCATTTCTCAAAGCAACTGATACTGAAACGACTTGTGATCTGAAAACGTCAGACTCTAGTGTCATGCAAACATCAAGTCTGCTGCCAAATAAAGAAAGGAGCAGATTTTTTTAGTGCCACATAGGTATTTGTTGTGATAACAATTACCTGGCTTGATTACTTTCTTGTGCTAGTAAAACAGCTCTCCTTTCCAGTGATTACTAAAAAGGGACATCTATGACTTCTACTATcatatttattcagattttGCCATTCTTCCTTCCCCTTAGAGAGGGGTGAGGGGGATCTGCAAGAcccttgtgtttgtttgtgccaTTTGTCCGGTCAAAGC from Scomber scombrus chromosome 15, fScoSco1.1, whole genome shotgun sequence includes:
- the phyhd1 gene encoding phytanoyl-CoA dioxygenase domain-containing protein 1, which encodes MHNTSSHELNLSEQDNMDFMTDRDVQKYMDDGYVVLDGLLTSQECDELRQRMTEIVDRMDVPQHCRTTFSTYHDEQLKTQGNADYFITSGDKIRFFFEKGVFDDKGEFIIPKQQSLNKVGHALHAYEPLYKKVTHSPKMQGIAKKLSLVNPVILQSMYIFKQPGIGGEVTPHQDATFLYTEPLGRVLGIWIALEDATVNNGCLWFVPGSHSSGITRRMVRTPKGTFPLTDFVGKEQNYDEDKFIATPVKKGSIVLIHGQVVHRSAENTSEDSRHVYAFHIMESQDTRWSPENWLQPTEELPFPSLYTK